DNA from Chitinophaga pendula:
GCAATTGTGGCATATGGGGGTGGTGATTAATCATCATTCAGGATGGTTGCCGCCGGTGCCTTTTGAAGGACCATCGGGGTTGTTGGGTACCGGAGAGAAAAATGGAGAGGCGATGACGGATGCGGCTATTGCGGATGCGATTGCGGCTTTTGGGAAAGCCGCGGCGGATACGAAGCGACTAGGATTTGACTGCCTGGAGCTGCACGGTGCGCATGCTTACCTGATCGATCAGTTTTTCTGGGATAAGACGAACCGGCGTAATGATGTATGGGGAGGGGATACTTTGACGGCACGCAGTCGTTTTGCTACAGCTGTGCTGGAAGAGGTGAGAAAGCAGGTAGGCCCTGGCTTCCCGGTAATATTACGGTTATCACAATGGAAGCCTACAGACTATACTAACAAGCTTGCACATACGCCACAGGAGCTGGAGGCATGGTTGACGGTATTGGCGGATGCTGGGGTGGATATTTTCCACTGTTCACAGCGCCGTTTCTGGGAGCCGGAATTTGAAGGATCGGATCTGAACTTTGCTGGCTGGGCGAAGAAGCTGACGGGCAAACCAACTATTACGGTGGGATCTGTGGGATTATCCGGGGACTTTAATGCGGCCTTTAAGGGAGACAGTTCAGTACCTACGCCATTGGATGAGTTATTACGTCGGCTGGACCGGGGAGATTTTGACCTGGTGGCGGTAGGACGGGCGTTACTGGCAGATCCGGAGTGGGTGAACAAGGTGGCAGACAACCGGTCGGAGGAGCTGATCGGATTCAGCCGGGATGCATTTGGTCGTTTAGTATAGATGATCAGGGATCAGCAGATGATTAAAATTAACAATTGATGAAAGAAACGACATTATCCGTACTTGAATTAGCTACGGTAGTTGAAAACGGGACTATGGCTACCGCTATTGAAGGAGCGGTGGCGGTCGCCCAGCAAGCGGAAGCGCTTGGATATAAAAGGTTATGGCTGGCAGAGCACCACAATATGCCATATATTGCCAGTTCGGCTACGTCGGTGTTGATCGGACATGTGGCTGGTAAGACGACGCATATACGTGTAGGGTCTGGTGGAATTATGTTGCCTAACCATTCCCCGTTGGTGATAGCGGAGCAATTTGGTACGCTGGAGACGCTTTATCCCGGTCGTATAGACTTGGGATTGGGCCGGGCGCCAGGTACAGATCAGCTGACGGCGCGTGCTTTGCGTAAGTTGAATATGACGGTGGAATATAATTTTCATGCTGCCATTAAAGAGCTACAGACTTATTTCAGTGCAGAGAACCGGGATGCCAAGGTGCGGGCTTTTCCTGGGGAAGGGCTGGATATTCCGTTATGGATACTCGGATCAAGTACGGATAGTGCCTATCTGGCTGCGGAGTTGGGTTTGCCTTATGCATTTGCTTCTCACTTTGCGCCTGCGCAGCTACGCACGGCGATCGATATTTACAGGAGAAATTTTAAACCATCGGCTGTATTGTCAGCGCCTTATGTATTGGCTTGTGTGAATGTGATAGCAGCGGATACAGATAAGGAAGCTGTTTTCCTTTCTACGAGCCTGTACCGGTTATTCCTGGGGATCATTACGGATGCCCGTCAGCCATTGCAGCCTCCCGGCGCGTTACCAGCCACTTTTGATCATCCGGAGGTACAACGTATGGTAAATAACATGATGGCCTGTACGTTTGTCGGTGGCGTAGCTACTTTACGTCAGGACCTACATACGTTTATTGCTGAAACAGGCATTGACGAGTTGATGGTCGCCAGTCATATTTATGACCGGGAGGCGAAGATGAAATCGTATGCGTTACTGAAGGAAGCGCTGACTACATGAGGTAGATAACTTTGACGTATAAACGGCAGGATAAAATATAGTCATCCTTTCAAGTGTGGAAAAAGAACGGGTAATAATCGTGTAGATTGTTACCCGTTTTTATTATATTTGGAATAGCCTATTAAAGGTTGTCAATTATAGAGCACGGAGAAATACTCCCTATAGGTATATGTGATTCCCATTTTTGTTTAACTGATTATTATCCTGAGATATGAGAGCATGCCAATTGTTAGCGCACATAGTAGGTTAAATACGACTATTCCGGTACCTTTTTATTAGCGACATTTTTGTTTCCCGGATCATATCTTATGTGTATTACGTATACGCAGGTACGAATATGTTTTTATTGCATAACCCTACCATAAAAAATCCAAGTATGAGAAAAATCTATTTGTTAACTGGTGCACTGGCCTTTTTATTCTTTTCCTGTAAGAAAAATGCGGAGAAAGAGGTGGGCCCTGAGTTGAACACTACGTTAACTGCTGAGCAAAACAACCAGGACAAGACGGTGTTTGCCCGTACGTTTGCCCGGGCCTTGTCCAACCCGGAAGTTCGTTCCTTACTGAAACAAGAGGCACTTAAACAATTTGACCATGATTACGATGTATTGTATGATGTGGCCAGAGAGCTGACCACTGCATCCGGAAAGAGCCTACATGAGTTGATCGCTGGTTATGCGGAAGATCCGGCTGCATTCGATGCGATCATTCAACGGCAGCCGCTATTGACCATTTATGTACCTAAACTTGACAAATTCAATGCTGCGGGCTGGGATATAGCTGCCCAGGTACCGATAGTGGCGGTACGAAACATTGAGGATGCCAAAGCAGGTAAGCCATTATTAGCTTACAATGCGGAAGGACGTCAGATAATGATGAGTTATGCGGCGAGTGGCGATGCTCCTGTGGTGGTAGTAAAGGAAAATGAGCGTGTCACGGCATTGCGCACCGGTGGGGTACAAGGTAACATGCGGCAGCATTCCGGCAATACGTATAAGTTCATTGATGCTGCTTTTGATAATATTACCGGCAAGGATGGATCCGGTAAATTTCGGGAAGCAGATGGTCGTCCTGTAAGGGGAGGCGGTACCGGCGATACGACTACCTATGTAGACAACTCTCACCAGATCAGTTCTCCTGCGGTGAGATATGCTTATGAGAAGAGGCTGACCAGTCAGCGGGATTATGTATACTACGGTATTGACCCAAGTAATAACATTGATTCCGGTCGTTTTAAAAATCAGTATGCGGAGCATATTGTATCGATAGAAATGGAGGATGAGGCAGCGTTGAAGAAGATCACGGATGACTGGACGGAAGGTAACCTGGAGATTGTGGTGAATGTACTGATGTTGGCCCGTGACGGTGCTGGTATCACGGTTAAAAAAGGTATCAATTGTACGGTTGACAATCTTAAACACAAACCCGGCACTCCGCGTCCGGCGAATTACAGGGCGGATGGTATCCTGGAATATACGCTGCCAAATCCTTTGGAAATAGACGGATGGGATGCTTATAAATACGGGGATAAATGGAAGTTTGTGGTGTCTGAATTCGATCCTGGTACAGAGACCACGACGACGACTAGTGTAAGTTCTGAGTATAGCAGTAACTTCAATGCGAATGCGGGAGTGGAGTTGTTTGGTATCCTGAAGATAGGAATAGGTGGTGGTACGTCCAATAAGGAGACGAAGACCACGACTGTGACGATCAAATCGACGAACATTTCTGATGATCTGTATGAGGGGATATTGAATTTTTATACGCCGGTTTATTCCCGTATTACGGAGACGAGACCAGGCAGAGGGGGGAGCGGTCCCAGCACTGTTATCCTACCCAAGGTGTATACGGTAAATACCGGGCTGATCCGTTTACGGATAGAGCCGTTGCCTCGTTATTGATAATAGACTGTTACACGATAAATGAAAGCGGGCCACCGTCTGAAGCAATATCGGAAGGTGGCCCGTTTCGTTGTTACCGATGGTTTGTTTGAGAATATGTTGTGGTGATGTTGGAAAGATTAGATATGTATGCCATGTACCAGCAGTTGTTTCCATTTAGGGTTGCTGCGTACATAGGCGGCTACTTTGCGGCTGGTAGGGACCATTTTCACGTTTTGAGCGGATATTTCCTCCATCACTTTTTCGAACAGCAGGGGTGTTACGCCTTTTTCTTCCAAGGTAGCTGGTACTTCAGCACCGGTGAGGAAAATTTTATTACCGTTCTTTTCATAAATAACCTTTGCAAGTTGCCCATTGATGCGAGCTTCAAATTGCTTGGCTTCTTTATTGTCAACGATCTCGAAGTTTTTAGACATGATATATCCTTTTGTTTAGATTTATTGTAAATCAATGTTTTGTAGGGTTGTAACAAGTCGGGCTGCAATAGGGAAGACGCAATACTAAGCTGCAGCTATGTAAGAAGTGGTGTAAACCGGGTGCAAAGATACGGAAAAATGCTAAAATAATGGCTTAAGACTTTTTGAGGGGGTACAGGCGTCTATGGGAGCGGGATATGAAGTGTGCAGGAAGGAAATATGGCACCTTCTTTGAAGAAGAGATACAGGCCGTTGCGCCTGCTTAAAATCAACGCTTCATTCACTCACTTAATTACAAGACCATATGAAGTTAATTGCATTACTTCCATTGTTCATCGCAGGGATAGGTGTCTCAACTTTATCCAGCTGCAAAAAGGAAACCGTTCAAAATGTTGTTGTTCCCAACCAGACCATTTACAAAACGATCAATACGGGAGATTGGAAGTTTGATAACCAAACGAAGACTTACTATGTAGATTTTGCCGTATCTCAGATTACCAGGGATGTGAATGATATTGATGCAGTGATTGTGTATATATCAGGTGGCAGTAGTATTTTCGAAGCTATCCCGAGTACTTATCAGAACAAATCTTATACTTATACGCACCAGCCGGGACAGTTGTCTATAGAGATCTCCCAGCCAGGTGGCGGTACTGCCAATCCGCCGACAGTGGCTATACAGGTAAAGATTGTGATTGTGCAGTCGTCTAACTGATTATCATGCCTACATATAAAGCGATCGGCCGTCCTTTCATGAGGGCGGCCGATCGCGTGTTGAATAGTTATGTCGGATGATTACAGTCCTTTCAGTTGCCTGATCCTGTCTATGAGGTCTGACATACGGCTGGAGTAGCCATATTCATTATCATACCATCCTACTACTTTGACGAGGCCACCTACGATAGAGGTAAGAGGGGCGTCGAAAGTGCAGGAGTAGGTATTACCCAGGATATCGACAGATACGATAGGATCTGTGGA
Protein-coding regions in this window:
- a CDS encoding NADH:flavin oxidoreductase, with amino-acid sequence MSTNILFEPIHIKSLRLRNRIVMAPMTRSFSPGGVPGKDVAAYYARRAKGNVGLILSEGTVISRPSSSNDPNIPHFYGEAALAGWEEVISDVHAGGGAMGPQLWHMGVVINHHSGWLPPVPFEGPSGLLGTGEKNGEAMTDAAIADAIAAFGKAAADTKRLGFDCLELHGAHAYLIDQFFWDKTNRRNDVWGGDTLTARSRFATAVLEEVRKQVGPGFPVILRLSQWKPTDYTNKLAHTPQELEAWLTVLADAGVDIFHCSQRRFWEPEFEGSDLNFAGWAKKLTGKPTITVGSVGLSGDFNAAFKGDSSVPTPLDELLRRLDRGDFDLVAVGRALLADPEWVNKVADNRSEELIGFSRDAFGRLV
- a CDS encoding GNAT family N-acetyltransferase, with translation MSKNFEIVDNKEAKQFEARINGQLAKVIYEKNGNKIFLTGAEVPATLEEKGVTPLLFEKVMEEISAQNVKMVPTSRKVAAYVRSNPKWKQLLVHGIHI
- a CDS encoding LLM class flavin-dependent oxidoreductase; translated protein: MKETTLSVLELATVVENGTMATAIEGAVAVAQQAEALGYKRLWLAEHHNMPYIASSATSVLIGHVAGKTTHIRVGSGGIMLPNHSPLVIAEQFGTLETLYPGRIDLGLGRAPGTDQLTARALRKLNMTVEYNFHAAIKELQTYFSAENRDAKVRAFPGEGLDIPLWILGSSTDSAYLAAELGLPYAFASHFAPAQLRTAIDIYRRNFKPSAVLSAPYVLACVNVIAADTDKEAVFLSTSLYRLFLGIITDARQPLQPPGALPATFDHPEVQRMVNNMMACTFVGGVATLRQDLHTFIAETGIDELMVASHIYDREAKMKSYALLKEALTT